From Methanomicrobiales archaeon HGW-Methanomicrobiales-1, a single genomic window includes:
- a CDS encoding ABC transporter, which yields MRVFIHSRTKHWIKECNPLTGIIEAHNLRKTYGELVAVDGISFSVKKGEVFGFLGPNGAGKTTTMKMIACVSPRSSGVLSVFGMDPDTQPAEIKKRLGVVPQETNLDPDFTCFGNLFTYSGYFDIPAPAAKKRSDELLEFVQLQEKRDVEVEKLSGGMKRRLILARALVNNPDLLILDEPTIGLDPQARHLIWEKLKTLQAQGNTIVLTTHYLDEAARLCDRLVIMDKGTILVEGAPADLVKKYVGDEIVEVETSAEVLACLVVHGIPHEVTGDTIQIATDSSREVAKILLDSCQPKKMLTRLATLEDVFLKLTGRTLRD from the coding sequence ATGAGGGTATTTATTCACTCCCGCACAAAACACTGGATTAAGGAGTGCAATCCATTGACAGGGATTATTGAAGCACACAATTTAAGGAAGACCTATGGCGAGCTTGTCGCTGTCGATGGCATCTCATTTTCGGTAAAAAAAGGCGAGGTCTTCGGGTTTTTAGGCCCTAACGGGGCCGGTAAGACTACGACCATGAAGATGATCGCTTGTGTCTCGCCCCGTTCATCCGGTGTGCTTTCGGTTTTTGGCATGGACCCGGACACGCAACCGGCTGAGATCAAGAAGCGGCTCGGCGTAGTCCCGCAGGAGACCAACCTTGATCCTGACTTCACCTGCTTCGGAAACCTCTTTACCTATTCCGGCTACTTTGACATTCCCGCACCGGCAGCAAAGAAGCGATCCGATGAACTGCTCGAATTTGTCCAGCTGCAGGAGAAACGCGATGTCGAGGTTGAAAAACTCTCGGGGGGGATGAAGCGGCGCCTTATCCTTGCCCGGGCGCTGGTCAACAACCCGGATCTGCTCATCCTCGATGAACCAACCATTGGTCTCGACCCGCAGGCCCGCCACTTGATCTGGGAGAAACTCAAGACCCTGCAGGCACAGGGAAATACGATTGTACTTACCACGCATTATCTCGACGAGGCAGCCCGGCTCTGCGACCGGCTCGTGATCATGGACAAGGGAACCATCCTTGTCGAGGGTGCTCCTGCGGATTTGGTGAAGAAGTACGTTGGCGATGAGATCGTGGAGGTGGAAACGAGTGCCGAAGTGCTCGCCTGCCTTGTGGTACACGGCATCCCGCACGAAGTGACCGGGGATACCATTCAGATCGCCACGGATTCGTCCCGGGAGGTCGCCAAGATCCTGCTCGATTCCTGCCAGCCAAAAAAGATGCTCACCCGGCTGGCAACGCTTGAAGACGTATTCCTGAAACTTACCGGGAGGACCCTTCGGGACTAA